One Pararge aegeria chromosome 4, ilParAegt1.1, whole genome shotgun sequence DNA segment encodes these proteins:
- the LOC120637544 gene encoding ATP-dependent helicase brm isoform X1: MASPSPQNSPMPPPQAPSPMGPPSQSPAPPQSPHSPYNQQHVNGPPSAHPPNSSQPPMQNHMSPSGPPHTIASNANGGPQQHPGIPPSGHQMSPHMVGQHMPGPPGHPMSTPGPGSHQGPGGPNGHSNMPSNPQHPNMQGPPHGYMQHQIGHMPPNQGPMTMGGGPPPPGNGPQGPQGPPLPLGGPPPHGVHPQGMPPMPPHHNMMTSQTGYSHAAPSPGAPNPPGAAPSNQPPSGTPPQQPPAAQTPPHGSAPPSTSANGAPSSSPMQGSIAASGPDNLNALQRAIDSMEEKGLQEDPRYSQLLAIRARSNPQDPNKGLFSNNQLGQLKAQIAAYRKLACNQPITQQIALMAAGKRTGDTPPECPTPPAQPPSPYSQGPGQAGGQSAGAAGGKGVAGGDAARGGGGAPPTPLPMTGQMAPPTQPTPPLVNAPMVGALPLRGPAPLRPPGPNVGASTSQQPGVPTPGAKQNRITSIPRPIGIDPLQILNERENRIAARIAYRMDVLSNLPANMSDDLRVHAQIELRALRILNFQKQLRAEILGQVRRDTTLETAVNIKAYKRTKRQGLREARATEKLEKQQKLEAERKRRQKHQEFLQTVLQHARDFKEYHRNNVAKLSRMNKAIMNHHANAEREQKKEQERIEKERMRRLMAEDEEGYRKLIDQKKDKRLAFLLSQTDEYIASLTEMVKQHKQEQRKKQQEEERRKRFLLLQKSRKKKVLEGGEIDAMDDSSQTSDSRISVMDPKTGETLRGEEAPLLSQFKDWMETHPGWEVLSDSDDSGDDSQDDERRERREQRHEKTDREKTDEEKAREMIKKAKVEDDEYKTEEQTYYSIAHTVHESVTEQASILVNGNLKEYQIKGLEWLVSLFNNNLNGILADEMGLGKTIQTIALVTYLMEKKKVNGPFLIIVPLSTLSNWVLEFEKWAPTVLVVSYKGSPQSRRLVQTQMRSTKFNVLLTTYEYVIKDKGVLAKVQWKYMIIDEGHRMKNHHCKLTQVLNTHYVAPHRLLLTGTPLQNKLPELWALLNFLLPSIFKSCTTFEQWFNAPFATTGEKVELNEEETILIIRRLHKVLRPFLLRRLKKEVESQLPDKVEYIIKCDMSGLQRVLYKHMQSKGVLLTDGSEKGNKGKGGAKALMNTIVQLRKLCNHPFMFQHIEEKFCDHLGTGGGVVNGPDLYRVSGKFELLDRILPKLKKAGHRVLMFCQMTQCMTIIEDYFSWRGFLYLRLDGMTKAEDRGELLKKFNEVGSEFFIFLLSTRAGGLGLNLQSADTVIIFDSDWNPHQDLQAQDRAHRIGQRNEVRVLRLMTVNSVEERILAAARYKLNMDEKVIQAGMFDQKSTGSERQQFLQSILHQDGDDEEEENELPDDDLINEMIARSEDELELFKQLDIERKKTETQSRLIDESELPDWLVKEDDEVICNKGQGWNYLDDDETLGRGSRQRKEVDYTDSLTEKEWLKAIDEEFEEEEEEDDDDEVLDKKRKKGRKRRRQEESDEEEVPCSSKKKSKTEINMLKKRLKSIMKKVVEYSDEHRNGRVLSEPFMKLPSRRELPDYYEIIKKPLDIKKIMNRIEECKYIDIADMERDFFTLCANAQTYNEEASLIYEDSVRLRNVFIEIRRRYENSPNSDESDDNDKEEEDSDGESNRSVKMKIKLKNKSKSTPSRKRKQRKYVSDDEYFEED, translated from the exons ATGGCAAGTCCATCTCCGCAAAACAGCCCTATGCCGCCGCCACAAGCGCCCAGTCCTATGGGACCGCCTTCGCAAAGTCCAGCACCACCGCAGTCTCCGCATAGTCCTTACAATCAACAACACGTTAACGGTCCACCATCTGCTCATCCTCCTAATTCTTCACAACCACCTATGCAGAACCATATGTCACCTTCAGGCCCTCCCCATACAATTGCCTCTAATGCAAATGGTGGACCGCAGCAACACCCTGGAATACCACCATCTGGACATCAAATGTCGCCTCATATGGTTGGACAACATATGCCTGGACCACCAGGACATCCCATGAGCACACCTGGACCTGGATCTCACCAAGGACCAGGTGGTCCAAATGGTCATTCTAACATGCCTAGCAATCCTCAACACCCAAACATGCAAGGGCCTCCTCATGGATATATGCAGCATCAAATTGGTCATATGCCACCTAATCAG GGTCCGATGACAATGGGTGGTGGACCTCCACCTCCTGGTAATGGACCGCAAGGTCCACAAGGACCTCCTCTCCCGTTAGGAGGCCCACCACCTCACGGCGTGCATCCTCAAGGAATGCCACCTATGCCGCCGCACCACAATATGATGACGTCGCAAACTGGGTATTCTCATGCTGCGCCGTCCCCCGGGGCACCAAATCCCCCCGGAGCGGCGCCCTCTAACCAGCCGCCGTCGGGCACACCTCCGCAGCAGCCACCCGCGGCGCAGACGCCACCCCACGGCTCCGCGCCACCCTCTACATCGGCAAATGGAGCGCCTTCCTCATCTCCGATGCAAGGATCCATCGCCGCATCGGGCCCTGATAATCTCAACGCATTGCAGCGGGCCATTGACTCTATGGAGGAGAAAGGCTTGCAAGAGGACCCGCGATATTCGCAACTGTTGGCCATTCGCGCGCGATCTAATCCGCAGGATCCTAATAAGGGCCTCTTTTCCAACAACCAACTTGGACAATTAAA AGCTCAAATAGCAGCGTATCGGAAGCTGGCTTGTAATCAGCCAATCACACAACAAATAGCTCTGATGGCCGCTGGGAAGAGAACTGGAGATACGCCGCCAGAATGCCCCACACCTCCTGCGCAGCCGCCCTCACCCTACAGTCAGGG CCCAGGGCAGGCGGGAGGGCAGAGCGCTGGCGCGGCGGGCGGCAAAGGAGTGGCCGGCGGAGACGCAGCGCGCGGCGGTGGCGGTGCGCCCCCTACACCGCTGCCCATGACCGGCCAAATGGCGCCGCCCACGCAGCCAACACCGCCTCTTGTGAACGCG CCAATGGTAGGTGCACTTCCTCTGCGAGGTCCCGCCCCGCTAAGACCACCCGGTCCTAATGTTGGGGCCTCTACTTCACAACAG CCCGGTGTGCCTACTCCGGGAGCAAAACAGAATCGCATTACGTCTATACCAAGACCAATCGGCATCGATCCCCTGCAAATATTAAACGAAAGAGAAAACAG GATAGCAGCGCGGATCGCGTACCGCATGGATGTGCTCTCTAATTTACCCGCAAACATGTCCGATGATCTTCGCGTACACGCACAAATTGAACTGCGAGCCCTGCGAATCTTAAATTTCCAGAAGCAGTTACGCGCTGag ATATTGGGGCAAGTCCGTCGCGACACAACTTTGGAAACGGCGGTCAACATCAAAGCGTACAAACGCACCAAGAGACAAGGTCTGCGTGAAGCGCGTGCCACGGAAAAGTTAGAGAAACAACAGAAACTGGAGGCCGAAAGGAAACGTAGGCAGAAACACCAAGAATTCCTACAGACTGTACTGCAACATG CGAGGGACTTCAAGGAGTATCATCGCAACAACGTCGCTAAACTGTCGCGTATGAACAAAGCCATAATGAATCACCACGCCAATGCCGAGCGCGAACAGAAGAAAGAGCAAGAGCGCATTGAGAAGGAACGTATGAGGCg TCTTATGGCGGAGGATGAAGAGGGCTACAGGAAGCTGATTGATCAGAAGAAAGACAAGCGATTGGCGTTCCTGCTATCGCAGACGGATGAATACATCGCAAGTCTCACGGAGATGGTGAAACAGCACAAGCAAGAGCAGCGCAAGAAACAGCAAGAAGAAGAGCGCAGGAAGCGA tttttactgTTGCAGAAATCGCGCAAGAAGAAGGTGCTAGAAGGTGGCGAGATTGATGCTATGGATGACAGCTCCCAAACTTCCGATTCTCGAATAAGCGTCATGGATCCTAAAACAGGAGAG aCGTTGAGGGGAGAAGAAGCTCCATTGCTGTCTCAGTTCAAGGACTGGATGGAAACTCATCCAGGATGGGAAGTGTTATCTGATTCTGATGATTCTGGAGATGACAGCCAGGATGATG AAAGGAGAGAGAGACGAGAGCAGCGCCACGAGAAGACGGACAGGGAGAAGACAGATGAGGAGAAGGCGCGTGAAATGATCAAGAAGGCGAAAGTTGAAGACGACGAGTACAAAACTGAAGAACAAACATATTACAG tattgcTCACACAGTCCACGAATCTGTCACAGAACAAGCCAGTATTTTGGTTAACGGAAATCTTAAAGAGTACCAGATTAAG GGTCTTGAATGGCTGGTGTCTCTTTTTAACAACAATCTGAATGGAATTCTAGCAGACGAGATGGGTCTCGGCAAAACCATCCAAACGATTGCATTGGTCACTTATCTGATGGAGAAGAAAAAAGTCAACGGGCCATTCCTTATTATTGTACCATTGAG TACACTTTCGAACTGGGTGCTCGAGTTTGAGAAGTGGGCGCCGACGGTGCTGGTGGTGTCATACAAGGGCTCGCCACAGTCCCGCCGGCTTGTGCAAACGCAGATGCGCTCCACCAAGTTCAACGTTCTGCTCACTACCTACGAGTACGTCATCAAGGACAAGGGAGTTCTTGCGAAG GTGCAATGGAAGTACATGATAATTGACGAGGGTCACCGTATGAAGAACCACCACTGCAAGTTGACGCAGGTGCTCAACACGCACTACGTGGCGCCACACCGTTTGCTGTTGACAGGCACGCCGCTACAGAACAAGCTGCCTGAGCTGTGGGCGTTGCTCAACTTCTTACTACCGTCGATATTCAAGAGCTGTACAACATTCGAGCAGTGGTTCAACGCACCGTTCGCGACTACTGGCGAAAAG GTGGAGCTGAACGAGGAAGAAACGATCCTGATCATCCGTCGTTTGCACAAAGTACTGCGCCCGTTCTTGCTTCGGCGTCTCAAGAAGGAGGTGGAGAGCCAGCTGCCGGACAAAGTGGAGTACATCATAAAGTGCGACATGAGTGGTCTACAGCGAGTACTTTACAA ACACATGCAGTCTAAGGGCGTTCTTCTTACGGATGGATCTGAAAAGGGCAACAAGGGCAAAGGTGGGGCTAAGGCTCTCATGAACACCATCGTGCAACTCCGCAAGCTCTGCAACCACCCCTTCATGTTCCAGCACATCGAGGAGAAGTTCTGCGACCACCTCGGTACAGGCGGAGGTGTTGTTAATGG ACCTGATCTCTATCGAGTGTCTGGAAAGTTCGAACTATTGGATCGTATTCTGCCCAAACTGAAGAAGGCAGGGCATAGAGTGCTTATGTTCTGTCAAATGACGCAGTGTATGACCATAATAGAGGACTATTTCTCATGGAGAGGTTTCCTGTACTTAAG GTTGGACGGTATGACGAAGGCCGAGGACCGTGGTGAGCTACTGAAGAAATTCAACGAGGTGGGATCGGAGTTCTTCATCTTTTTGCTGTCAACTCGCGCGGGTGGTCTAGGTCTCAACTTACAGAGTGCGGACACTGTGATTATATTCGACTCTGACTGGAACCCGCATCAG GATCTTCAAGCCCAGGATCGTGCTCATCGTATAGGACAACGCAACGAAGTGCGTGTACTACGCTTGATGACAGTCAATTCTGTGGAAGAAAGAATCTTGGCTGCAGCGAG aTACAAATTAAATATGGACGAGAAAGTAATTCAAGCTGGAATGTTCGATCAAAAGTCTACTGGTTCTGAACGGCAGCAGTTTCTGCAGAGTATCTTACATCAAGATGGAGATGATGAAGAG GAGGAAAACGAGCTCCCGGACGACGATTTGATCAACGAGATGATCGCACGATCTGAGGACGAGTTGGAGCTGTTCAAGCAGCTTGATATCGAACGCAAGAAGACAGAGACACAGTCGCGGCTAATTGACGAGTCGGAACTACCCGACTGGCTGGTCAAGGAAGATGACGAAGTCATCTGCAACAAG GGCCAAGGCTGGAACTACCTAGATGACGACGAAACGCTTGGCCGTGGATCCCGGCAGCGTAAAGAAGTAGACTACACAGATTCTCTAACGGAAAAGGAGTGGCTCAAAGCTATCGACGAGGAGTTCGAAGAGGAGGAAGAGGAAGATGACGACGATGAGGTTCTTGATAAGAAGCGGAAGAAAGGGCGCAAGCGGCG ACGCCAAGAAGAATCTGATGAGGAGGAAGTGCCCTGCTCCTCAAAAAAGAAGAGTAAGACGGAAATTAATATGCTCAAAAAACGTCTGAAGAGCATTATGAAGAAAGTTGTGGAATATTCTGATGA acatagaaATGGCCGTGTCCTCTCGGAGCCGTTTATGAAACTACCTTCGCGTCGAGAACTTCCCGACtattacgaaataataaagaaaccaCTGGACATCAAGAAGATTATGAACAGGATTGAAGAGTGcaag tatataGACATTGCCGACATGGAACGCGATTTCTTCACACTATGTGCAAACGCACAAACTTACAATGAAGAAGCATCACTAATCTACGAAGATTCTGTGCGTCTGCGTAacgtttttattgaaataagacGTCGCTACGAGAATTCTCCAAACTCTGATGAATCTGATGATAATGACAAAG
- the LOC120637544 gene encoding ATP-dependent helicase brm isoform X3 has product MASPSPQNSPMPPPQAPSPMGPPSQSPAPPQSPHSPYNQQHVNGPPSAHPPNSSQPPMQNHMSPSGPPHTIASNANGGPQQHPGIPPSGHQMSPHMVGQHMPGPPGHPMSTPGPGSHQGPGGPNGHSNMPSNPQHPNMQGPPHGYMQHQIGHMPPNQGPMTMGGGPPPPGNGPQGPQGPPLPLGGPPPHGVHPQGMPPMPPHHNMMTSQTGYSHAAPSPGAPNPPGAAPSNQPPSGTPPQQPPAAQTPPHGSAPPSTSANGAPSSSPMQGSIAASGPDNLNALQRAIDSMEEKGLQEDPRYSQLLAIRARSNPQDPNKGLFSNNQLGQLKAQIAAYRKLACNQPITQQIALMAAGKRTGDTPPECPTPPAQPPSPYSQGPGQAGGQSAGAAGGKGVAGGDAARGGGGAPPTPLPMTGQMAPPTQPTPPLVNAPMVGALPLRGPAPLRPPGPNVGASTSQQPGVPTPGAKQNRITSIPRPIGIDPLQILNERENRIAARIAYRMDVLSNLPANMSDDLRVHAQIELRALRILNFQKQLRAEILGQVRRDTTLETAVNIKAYKRTKRQGLREARATEKLEKQQKLEAERKRRQKHQEFLQTVLQHARDFKEYHRNNVAKLSRMNKAIMNHHANAEREQKKEQERIEKERMRRLMAEDEEGYRKLIDQKKDKRLAFLLSQTDEYIASLTEMVKQHKQEQRKKQQEEERRKRKSRKKKVLEGGEIDAMDDSSQTSDSRISVMDPKTGETLRGEEAPLLSQFKDWMETHPGWEVLSDSDDSGDDSQDDERRERREQRHEKTDREKTDEEKAREMIKKAKVEDDEYKTEEQTYYSIAHTVHESVTEQASILVNGNLKEYQIKGLEWLVSLFNNNLNGILADEMGLGKTIQTIALVTYLMEKKKVNGPFLIIVPLSTLSNWVLEFEKWAPTVLVVSYKGSPQSRRLVQTQMRSTKFNVLLTTYEYVIKDKGVLAKVQWKYMIIDEGHRMKNHHCKLTQVLNTHYVAPHRLLLTGTPLQNKLPELWALLNFLLPSIFKSCTTFEQWFNAPFATTGEKVELNEEETILIIRRLHKVLRPFLLRRLKKEVESQLPDKVEYIIKCDMSGLQRVLYKHMQSKGVLLTDGSEKGNKGKGGAKALMNTIVQLRKLCNHPFMFQHIEEKFCDHLGTGGGVVNGPDLYRVSGKFELLDRILPKLKKAGHRVLMFCQMTQCMTIIEDYFSWRGFLYLRLDGMTKAEDRGELLKKFNEVGSEFFIFLLSTRAGGLGLNLQSADTVIIFDSDWNPHQDLQAQDRAHRIGQRNEVRVLRLMTVNSVEERILAAARYKLNMDEKVIQAGMFDQKSTGSERQQFLQSILHQDGDDEEEENELPDDDLINEMIARSEDELELFKQLDIERKKTETQSRLIDESELPDWLVKEDDEVICNKGQGWNYLDDDETLGRGSRQRKEVDYTDSLTEKEWLKAIDEEFEEEEEEDDDDEVLDKKRKKGRKRRRQEESDEEEVPCSSKKKSKTEINMLKKRLKSIMKKVVEYSDEHRNGRVLSEPFMKLPSRRELPDYYEIIKKPLDIKKIMNRIEECKYIDIADMERDFFTLCANAQTYNEEASLIYEDSVRLRNVFIEIRRRYENSPNSDESDDNDKEEEDSDGESNRSVKMKIKLKNKSKSTPSRKRKQRKYVSDDEYFEED; this is encoded by the exons ATGGCAAGTCCATCTCCGCAAAACAGCCCTATGCCGCCGCCACAAGCGCCCAGTCCTATGGGACCGCCTTCGCAAAGTCCAGCACCACCGCAGTCTCCGCATAGTCCTTACAATCAACAACACGTTAACGGTCCACCATCTGCTCATCCTCCTAATTCTTCACAACCACCTATGCAGAACCATATGTCACCTTCAGGCCCTCCCCATACAATTGCCTCTAATGCAAATGGTGGACCGCAGCAACACCCTGGAATACCACCATCTGGACATCAAATGTCGCCTCATATGGTTGGACAACATATGCCTGGACCACCAGGACATCCCATGAGCACACCTGGACCTGGATCTCACCAAGGACCAGGTGGTCCAAATGGTCATTCTAACATGCCTAGCAATCCTCAACACCCAAACATGCAAGGGCCTCCTCATGGATATATGCAGCATCAAATTGGTCATATGCCACCTAATCAG GGTCCGATGACAATGGGTGGTGGACCTCCACCTCCTGGTAATGGACCGCAAGGTCCACAAGGACCTCCTCTCCCGTTAGGAGGCCCACCACCTCACGGCGTGCATCCTCAAGGAATGCCACCTATGCCGCCGCACCACAATATGATGACGTCGCAAACTGGGTATTCTCATGCTGCGCCGTCCCCCGGGGCACCAAATCCCCCCGGAGCGGCGCCCTCTAACCAGCCGCCGTCGGGCACACCTCCGCAGCAGCCACCCGCGGCGCAGACGCCACCCCACGGCTCCGCGCCACCCTCTACATCGGCAAATGGAGCGCCTTCCTCATCTCCGATGCAAGGATCCATCGCCGCATCGGGCCCTGATAATCTCAACGCATTGCAGCGGGCCATTGACTCTATGGAGGAGAAAGGCTTGCAAGAGGACCCGCGATATTCGCAACTGTTGGCCATTCGCGCGCGATCTAATCCGCAGGATCCTAATAAGGGCCTCTTTTCCAACAACCAACTTGGACAATTAAA AGCTCAAATAGCAGCGTATCGGAAGCTGGCTTGTAATCAGCCAATCACACAACAAATAGCTCTGATGGCCGCTGGGAAGAGAACTGGAGATACGCCGCCAGAATGCCCCACACCTCCTGCGCAGCCGCCCTCACCCTACAGTCAGGG CCCAGGGCAGGCGGGAGGGCAGAGCGCTGGCGCGGCGGGCGGCAAAGGAGTGGCCGGCGGAGACGCAGCGCGCGGCGGTGGCGGTGCGCCCCCTACACCGCTGCCCATGACCGGCCAAATGGCGCCGCCCACGCAGCCAACACCGCCTCTTGTGAACGCG CCAATGGTAGGTGCACTTCCTCTGCGAGGTCCCGCCCCGCTAAGACCACCCGGTCCTAATGTTGGGGCCTCTACTTCACAACAG CCCGGTGTGCCTACTCCGGGAGCAAAACAGAATCGCATTACGTCTATACCAAGACCAATCGGCATCGATCCCCTGCAAATATTAAACGAAAGAGAAAACAG GATAGCAGCGCGGATCGCGTACCGCATGGATGTGCTCTCTAATTTACCCGCAAACATGTCCGATGATCTTCGCGTACACGCACAAATTGAACTGCGAGCCCTGCGAATCTTAAATTTCCAGAAGCAGTTACGCGCTGag ATATTGGGGCAAGTCCGTCGCGACACAACTTTGGAAACGGCGGTCAACATCAAAGCGTACAAACGCACCAAGAGACAAGGTCTGCGTGAAGCGCGTGCCACGGAAAAGTTAGAGAAACAACAGAAACTGGAGGCCGAAAGGAAACGTAGGCAGAAACACCAAGAATTCCTACAGACTGTACTGCAACATG CGAGGGACTTCAAGGAGTATCATCGCAACAACGTCGCTAAACTGTCGCGTATGAACAAAGCCATAATGAATCACCACGCCAATGCCGAGCGCGAACAGAAGAAAGAGCAAGAGCGCATTGAGAAGGAACGTATGAGGCg TCTTATGGCGGAGGATGAAGAGGGCTACAGGAAGCTGATTGATCAGAAGAAAGACAAGCGATTGGCGTTCCTGCTATCGCAGACGGATGAATACATCGCAAGTCTCACGGAGATGGTGAAACAGCACAAGCAAGAGCAGCGCAAGAAACAGCAAGAAGAAGAGCGCAGGAAGCGA AAATCGCGCAAGAAGAAGGTGCTAGAAGGTGGCGAGATTGATGCTATGGATGACAGCTCCCAAACTTCCGATTCTCGAATAAGCGTCATGGATCCTAAAACAGGAGAG aCGTTGAGGGGAGAAGAAGCTCCATTGCTGTCTCAGTTCAAGGACTGGATGGAAACTCATCCAGGATGGGAAGTGTTATCTGATTCTGATGATTCTGGAGATGACAGCCAGGATGATG AAAGGAGAGAGAGACGAGAGCAGCGCCACGAGAAGACGGACAGGGAGAAGACAGATGAGGAGAAGGCGCGTGAAATGATCAAGAAGGCGAAAGTTGAAGACGACGAGTACAAAACTGAAGAACAAACATATTACAG tattgcTCACACAGTCCACGAATCTGTCACAGAACAAGCCAGTATTTTGGTTAACGGAAATCTTAAAGAGTACCAGATTAAG GGTCTTGAATGGCTGGTGTCTCTTTTTAACAACAATCTGAATGGAATTCTAGCAGACGAGATGGGTCTCGGCAAAACCATCCAAACGATTGCATTGGTCACTTATCTGATGGAGAAGAAAAAAGTCAACGGGCCATTCCTTATTATTGTACCATTGAG TACACTTTCGAACTGGGTGCTCGAGTTTGAGAAGTGGGCGCCGACGGTGCTGGTGGTGTCATACAAGGGCTCGCCACAGTCCCGCCGGCTTGTGCAAACGCAGATGCGCTCCACCAAGTTCAACGTTCTGCTCACTACCTACGAGTACGTCATCAAGGACAAGGGAGTTCTTGCGAAG GTGCAATGGAAGTACATGATAATTGACGAGGGTCACCGTATGAAGAACCACCACTGCAAGTTGACGCAGGTGCTCAACACGCACTACGTGGCGCCACACCGTTTGCTGTTGACAGGCACGCCGCTACAGAACAAGCTGCCTGAGCTGTGGGCGTTGCTCAACTTCTTACTACCGTCGATATTCAAGAGCTGTACAACATTCGAGCAGTGGTTCAACGCACCGTTCGCGACTACTGGCGAAAAG GTGGAGCTGAACGAGGAAGAAACGATCCTGATCATCCGTCGTTTGCACAAAGTACTGCGCCCGTTCTTGCTTCGGCGTCTCAAGAAGGAGGTGGAGAGCCAGCTGCCGGACAAAGTGGAGTACATCATAAAGTGCGACATGAGTGGTCTACAGCGAGTACTTTACAA ACACATGCAGTCTAAGGGCGTTCTTCTTACGGATGGATCTGAAAAGGGCAACAAGGGCAAAGGTGGGGCTAAGGCTCTCATGAACACCATCGTGCAACTCCGCAAGCTCTGCAACCACCCCTTCATGTTCCAGCACATCGAGGAGAAGTTCTGCGACCACCTCGGTACAGGCGGAGGTGTTGTTAATGG ACCTGATCTCTATCGAGTGTCTGGAAAGTTCGAACTATTGGATCGTATTCTGCCCAAACTGAAGAAGGCAGGGCATAGAGTGCTTATGTTCTGTCAAATGACGCAGTGTATGACCATAATAGAGGACTATTTCTCATGGAGAGGTTTCCTGTACTTAAG GTTGGACGGTATGACGAAGGCCGAGGACCGTGGTGAGCTACTGAAGAAATTCAACGAGGTGGGATCGGAGTTCTTCATCTTTTTGCTGTCAACTCGCGCGGGTGGTCTAGGTCTCAACTTACAGAGTGCGGACACTGTGATTATATTCGACTCTGACTGGAACCCGCATCAG GATCTTCAAGCCCAGGATCGTGCTCATCGTATAGGACAACGCAACGAAGTGCGTGTACTACGCTTGATGACAGTCAATTCTGTGGAAGAAAGAATCTTGGCTGCAGCGAG aTACAAATTAAATATGGACGAGAAAGTAATTCAAGCTGGAATGTTCGATCAAAAGTCTACTGGTTCTGAACGGCAGCAGTTTCTGCAGAGTATCTTACATCAAGATGGAGATGATGAAGAG GAGGAAAACGAGCTCCCGGACGACGATTTGATCAACGAGATGATCGCACGATCTGAGGACGAGTTGGAGCTGTTCAAGCAGCTTGATATCGAACGCAAGAAGACAGAGACACAGTCGCGGCTAATTGACGAGTCGGAACTACCCGACTGGCTGGTCAAGGAAGATGACGAAGTCATCTGCAACAAG GGCCAAGGCTGGAACTACCTAGATGACGACGAAACGCTTGGCCGTGGATCCCGGCAGCGTAAAGAAGTAGACTACACAGATTCTCTAACGGAAAAGGAGTGGCTCAAAGCTATCGACGAGGAGTTCGAAGAGGAGGAAGAGGAAGATGACGACGATGAGGTTCTTGATAAGAAGCGGAAGAAAGGGCGCAAGCGGCG ACGCCAAGAAGAATCTGATGAGGAGGAAGTGCCCTGCTCCTCAAAAAAGAAGAGTAAGACGGAAATTAATATGCTCAAAAAACGTCTGAAGAGCATTATGAAGAAAGTTGTGGAATATTCTGATGA acatagaaATGGCCGTGTCCTCTCGGAGCCGTTTATGAAACTACCTTCGCGTCGAGAACTTCCCGACtattacgaaataataaagaaaccaCTGGACATCAAGAAGATTATGAACAGGATTGAAGAGTGcaag tatataGACATTGCCGACATGGAACGCGATTTCTTCACACTATGTGCAAACGCACAAACTTACAATGAAGAAGCATCACTAATCTACGAAGATTCTGTGCGTCTGCGTAacgtttttattgaaataagacGTCGCTACGAGAATTCTCCAAACTCTGATGAATCTGATGATAATGACAAAG